In one Thermodesulfobium acidiphilum genomic region, the following are encoded:
- a CDS encoding quinolinate synthase yields the protein MQEDISANSLSTKWYDFFNKYAEDLYPGRYTHEMCKNLANIYLEIKNLKQKKDSIILSHNYLYPEFHEISDNIGDSLGLSLFVREKQCKRVDFQGVYFMGSNSKIIVGNEKRLFIPDKPEKLGCSLVDSIDISFIKDWKEKHDGVVISYINSDIYTKSLSDYICTSRNADKVIINAIKKFKEKKILVLPDKNLGRIMKARAVDFLKEEGINLNPDLIEVYEQKKAYCHVHEKINLDYILSMIDKHKESDLLIHPECSCSFQLYEIAKEDKELKKKLFIVSTEQMVSSAKKSSAKSFIVGTEKGMVYRLRKEIPEKEFLAIDFAQCEYMKENTLEKLLNSLKNDKYEIFISDTEKTESREDGIYLPRKTAEWAKVAIERMLEIR from the coding sequence TTGCAAGAAGATATATCAGCTAATTCTTTGAGTACTAAATGGTATGATTTTTTTAACAAATACGCCGAAGATCTATACCCAGGAAGATATACCCATGAAATGTGTAAAAATCTTGCAAATATCTATTTAGAAATAAAAAATCTTAAGCAAAAAAAGGATTCTATAATACTTTCTCACAATTATCTTTATCCTGAATTTCATGAAATTTCAGATAACATAGGCGATTCTTTAGGTTTGAGTCTATTTGTTAGAGAAAAACAATGTAAGAGAGTCGATTTTCAGGGTGTCTATTTCATGGGGTCAAATAGCAAGATTATAGTTGGAAATGAAAAGAGACTGTTTATACCGGACAAGCCAGAAAAGCTTGGTTGTTCGCTTGTAGATTCGATAGACATTTCCTTTATAAAGGACTGGAAAGAAAAACATGATGGTGTAGTAATAAGCTATATCAATAGCGATATATATACAAAGTCTTTAAGCGATTATATATGCACATCTCGAAATGCTGATAAAGTAATAATAAATGCCATCAAAAAATTTAAGGAAAAGAAAATATTAGTTCTTCCGGATAAAAACCTGGGGAGGATTATGAAGGCAAGAGCAGTAGATTTTTTAAAAGAAGAAGGAATAAACTTAAATCCAGATCTCATAGAAGTATATGAACAAAAAAAAGCCTACTGCCACGTACACGAGAAGATAAATTTAGACTATATTTTATCTATGATAGACAAACACAAAGAAAGCGATCTTTTAATACATCCGGAGTGTAGTTGTAGTTTTCAGCTCTACGAAATTGCAAAAGAAGACAAAGAGCTCAAAAAGAAACTTTTTATTGTATCTACCGAACAGATGGTTTCTTCTGCAAAAAAATCTTCAGCAAAAAGTTTTATAGTAGGAACTGAAAAGGGCATGGTATATAGGCTTAGAAAGGAAATCCCAGAAAAGGAATTCTTAGCAATAGATTTCGCTCAGTGCGAATATATGAAAGAAAATACTCTTGAAAAGCTCCTTAATTCCTTAAAAAACGATAAATATGAGATATTTATTTCTGACACAGAAAAAACAGAATCAAGAGAAGACGGTATCTATTTGCCTCGAAAAACTGCAGAATGGGCAAAAGTTGCAATAGAAAGAATGTTAGAAATCAGATGA
- the nadB gene encoding L-aspartate oxidase produces the protein MNTIDCEILIIGAGIAGLTCAIKLADRGKDVVVINRSEDPEESNTKYAQGGIVWWGEDDSTELIKTDIEEAGDEVGRESAIKIIAEDGPVLVKSFLIDRLGINFDKDPFGKLHKTLEGGHSKNRIIHVADQTGLAIQKALLKEAKRHPNIKILSSTTAIDLISTTHHSKNRDAIYQATKILGAYVLERNSNRIQKILSSYTVIASGGIGAVYEYTTNPEGARGDGIAMAKRAGAHVINMEYIQFHPTAFKKDNCKSFLISESVRGEGAILLNDKLERFVESELLPRDELTRLIYKEMKKSFSKNVWLSCKPIIKRGIKLEERFPKIFSDCLECGIDIRKDLIPVAPAAHYLCGGIRVDEWGKTNLTRLYAIGEASCTGLHGANRLASTSLLEGLVWGVRSAENIIGNFSKEDIESFQISDWDERFVLQEPDKNLIKDYLSRIKVIMWERVGIVRSEKELLKAIRELTELSIDIIEMYRTSKLSDELIGLRNTIEIAIEIASCARRNRVSKGSHYREDYL, from the coding sequence ATGAACACAATTGATTGCGAAATTTTAATAATTGGAGCTGGAATTGCTGGTCTTACGTGTGCAATAAAGCTTGCAGACAGAGGTAAAGATGTAGTAGTAATAAATCGTTCAGAAGATCCAGAAGAATCCAATACCAAATATGCACAGGGTGGCATAGTTTGGTGGGGTGAAGATGACTCGACTGAACTAATCAAGACAGACATTGAAGAAGCTGGAGATGAGGTAGGAAGGGAAAGTGCAATAAAGATTATTGCTGAGGATGGTCCGGTATTAGTTAAATCATTCTTGATCGACAGACTTGGCATAAATTTTGACAAAGATCCCTTTGGAAAACTTCACAAAACTCTTGAAGGGGGACATTCTAAAAACAGAATCATTCACGTAGCAGATCAAACAGGACTTGCTATTCAAAAAGCACTATTAAAGGAGGCAAAAAGGCATCCTAATATAAAAATACTTTCATCAACTACTGCAATAGATCTTATAAGCACAACCCATCATTCCAAAAACAGAGATGCAATATATCAGGCAACAAAAATTCTTGGCGCATATGTCCTTGAAAGAAATTCAAACAGGATACAAAAGATCCTTTCTTCCTATACAGTTATTGCTAGCGGCGGAATTGGGGCTGTTTACGAGTATACCACCAACCCAGAAGGTGCAAGAGGCGATGGTATTGCTATGGCAAAAAGAGCAGGCGCTCATGTAATAAATATGGAATACATTCAATTTCATCCAACTGCTTTTAAAAAGGATAACTGTAAATCCTTCCTTATATCAGAATCTGTCAGGGGGGAGGGCGCAATACTTCTAAACGATAAATTAGAAAGATTTGTAGAGTCTGAACTTTTGCCCAGAGATGAGCTAACAAGGCTGATATATAAAGAAATGAAAAAGAGTTTTAGCAAGAACGTCTGGCTTTCATGTAAACCAATTATAAAAAGAGGAATAAAGCTTGAAGAAAGATTCCCTAAGATATTCTCAGATTGCCTTGAATGTGGAATTGATATAAGAAAGGATCTCATACCAGTAGCTCCTGCAGCCCATTATCTCTGTGGCGGTATAAGGGTTGATGAGTGGGGCAAAACAAACCTTACAAGGCTTTATGCTATTGGTGAGGCATCATGTACGGGTCTTCACGGAGCAAATAGACTTGCTTCAACCTCACTTCTAGAAGGGCTTGTCTGGGGAGTAAGATCTGCTGAAAATATCATTGGAAATTTTTCAAAAGAAGATATAGAAAGTTTTCAAATATCTGATTGGGACGAAAGATTTGTACTACAAGAACCTGATAAAAATTTAATTAAAGATTATCTTTCCAGAATTAAAGTTATAATGTGGGAAAGAGTAGGTATTGTGCGTTCTGAGAAAGAACTTCTAAAGGCAATAAGAGAGCTAACAGAGCTTTCTATAGATATAATTGAAATGTATAGAACATCAAAACTATCAGACGAATTAATTGGTCTTAGAAATACCATTGAGATAGCCATAGAAATTGCTTCCTGTGCAAGGCGAAACAGAGTAAGCAAGGGATCCCATTATAGGGAGGATTATTTATGA
- the nadC gene encoding carboxylating nicotinate-nucleotide diphosphorylase, with protein sequence MNFKDILKERIHHDLGFDFYRKDGYPYSKFKIIFKENAIIAGTIFVPTIVKIVEEEFFLEEFEESKRYKFEVLKRDGEQTSSKETIMYIYANANVLLKAERTICNILSELSGIATHVKEVLSKIDSSVFLLDTRKNDPLFRPEHKYAIRLAGGKNHRSGFFDGVLIKDNDIAISGSIKSAIDNSLKTSKFLTKIEIEVGNIQDLEAVLLDGRVDAILLDNMPVKELRKAIEIISRSKKRYLVEASGVREEDIKDVSKTGVEFISMSSLIRRARYIDVSMKVDKLF encoded by the coding sequence ATGAACTTTAAAGATATATTAAAAGAGAGAATCCATCACGATTTAGGCTTTGATTTTTACAGAAAGGATGGCTATCCCTATTCAAAATTTAAAATTATCTTTAAAGAAAACGCAATAATTGCAGGAACAATATTTGTCCCTACAATTGTAAAAATTGTTGAAGAGGAGTTCTTCCTTGAAGAGTTTGAAGAATCAAAAAGGTATAAATTTGAGGTTTTAAAAAGAGATGGTGAACAGACATCTTCAAAAGAAACTATTATGTACATATATGCAAATGCAAACGTCTTACTAAAGGCAGAAAGAACAATTTGCAATATTTTATCTGAATTGTCAGGAATTGCCACTCATGTAAAAGAAGTTTTGTCAAAAATAGATAGTAGCGTCTTTCTGTTAGATACTAGAAAAAATGATCCACTATTTAGACCTGAACACAAATATGCCATAAGGCTTGCAGGTGGTAAAAATCATAGATCAGGGTTCTTTGATGGAGTGCTAATAAAAGATAACGACATAGCAATCTCTGGATCAATAAAATCTGCTATTGACAATTCACTAAAGACTTCAAAGTTTTTAACAAAAATTGAAATAGAAGTTGGCAACATTCAGGACTTAGAAGCAGTTCTTTTAGATGGCAGGGTTGATGCAATATTACTGGACAATATGCCAGTAAAAGAGCTAAGAAAGGCAATAGAAATCATATCACGGTCAAAAAAACGCTATCTGGTAGAGGCATCAGGAGTAAGAGAAGAAGATATTAAAGATGTATCCAAAACTGGAGTGGAATTCATATCTATGTCATCACTTATAAGAAGAGCAAGGTATATAGACGTGTCCATGAAAGTTGATAAATTATTTTAA
- a CDS encoding DJ-1/PfpI family protein, producing MKKVLILTGDCAEDYEVKVPQQALMLLGYDVEISAPNKKAGDMLQLVVHDFTNLDTYIELTGHRIPIDIATKDVRVEDYIGLVIPGGRAPEYIRRYNEVVEVTKKFFVLNKPVAAICHGSQLLAACGILSGRKVTSYPACATECIIAGANWVDQDVVVDRNLVTAQAWPNHPLWLKEFVKLLGAKIEI from the coding sequence ATGAAAAAAGTTTTAATTTTAACAGGCGATTGCGCGGAGGATTATGAAGTAAAAGTTCCTCAACAAGCTTTGATGCTTTTGGGCTATGACGTAGAAATCAGTGCTCCAAACAAAAAGGCTGGGGATATGCTTCAACTTGTCGTGCACGACTTTACAAACCTTGACACCTATATTGAATTGACTGGGCATAGAATTCCAATAGATATAGCTACAAAAGATGTAAGGGTAGAAGATTATATAGGGTTAGTAATCCCTGGTGGAAGAGCTCCTGAATACATTAGAAGATATAACGAAGTTGTAGAGGTTACAAAAAAATTCTTCGTTTTAAACAAACCTGTGGCAGCTATTTGTCACGGCTCACAGCTATTGGCTGCCTGTGGGATATTATCCGGCAGAAAGGTCACAAGCTATCCTGCCTGTGCTACTGAATGCATAATAGCAGGAGCAAATTGGGTTGATCAAGACGTAGTAGTAGATAGAAACCTCGTAACAGCCCAGGCCTGGCCAAACCATCCTTTATGGCTCAAAGAATTTGTAAAACTCCTTGGAGCAAAGATAGAAATATAA
- a CDS encoding ArsR/SmtB family transcription factor → MKKVLVYQLISEIFKTLAHPLRIQILLMLSERERCVCELLNEIGVEQSNLSQHLRILKKQGIIDSRKDGQKMFYKINLPSVLNLVNDAKKTLNDQVKGREELYKSIKSI, encoded by the coding sequence ATGAAAAAGGTTTTGGTATATCAATTAATTTCTGAAATTTTTAAAACCCTTGCACACCCATTGAGGATTCAAATTTTGTTGATGTTGAGTGAAAGGGAAAGATGTGTATGTGAACTTTTGAATGAAATAGGCGTTGAACAGTCAAACTTATCTCAGCACCTGAGAATTTTAAAAAAACAGGGCATTATAGATTCAAGAAAAGATGGGCAGAAGATGTTTTATAAAATAAATTTACCATCTGTGTTAAATCTTGTAAACGATGCTAAAAAAACTTTGAATGATCAGGTTAAAGGTCGCGAAGAATTATATAAAAGCATAAAGAGTATTTAA
- a CDS encoding magnesium transporter, with translation MSFTGAITEFYLSQELNKPILDPENRKVANLRDIAVCWDKKIPVGRGIKFLKDSNKLININHIKEWKKDAIVLTTNLEKAADIVARDEDIYIVKWLLDKQLIDLKGKKLVRVNDIKISFYSKDLEKKLILLAIDVGFSGILRRLGIKFLESRIQPQLISWNYLAPIKKRTSNLQLATEFEGLKNLHPADIADIIEELSQPDREKIIESLDIESAAEVLAEADIETQVNVIDSLDADKAADILEEMPSDDAADILSELNEEKSQEILERMDPEEASEVIELMNYEDEDVGSLMTKDYITLTGNETQEEALNKIKKIAEEVETIYVSYIVDSEEKLIGVISLRELLIAKPDEKIKDIMQKDVISLNHFDHHDKALEMFAKYNLFTMPVVDNENRLLGIITVDDILRLLIPDRSDADTFSRFDSLKKFLREGGE, from the coding sequence GTGTCATTTACAGGCGCTATAACAGAATTCTACCTTAGCCAAGAATTAAACAAGCCAATTTTAGATCCTGAAAACAGAAAAGTCGCCAACCTAAGAGATATTGCTGTTTGTTGGGACAAGAAAATTCCAGTTGGTAGAGGTATAAAATTCCTAAAGGACTCTAATAAGCTAATAAATATAAATCACATAAAGGAATGGAAGAAGGATGCAATAGTTTTAACTACAAACCTTGAGAAAGCAGCTGATATCGTGGCAAGGGATGAAGACATTTATATAGTAAAGTGGCTTCTTGATAAACAGCTTATAGATCTTAAAGGCAAAAAGTTAGTTAGAGTAAACGACATAAAAATATCCTTCTATTCCAAAGACTTAGAAAAAAAGTTAATACTTCTTGCTATTGATGTAGGATTTTCTGGCATTCTTAGAAGGCTTGGTATTAAGTTTTTAGAAAGTAGAATTCAACCCCAGCTAATAAGTTGGAATTATCTTGCCCCAATAAAAAAGAGAACCTCAAACTTACAACTGGCAACAGAATTTGAGGGTTTAAAAAATCTTCATCCAGCTGATATTGCAGATATTATAGAAGAGCTAAGCCAACCAGACAGGGAGAAAATAATAGAAAGCCTTGATATAGAAAGCGCTGCAGAGGTATTAGCAGAAGCAGATATAGAAACTCAGGTAAACGTCATTGATTCTCTTGATGCAGATAAAGCAGCTGACATTTTAGAAGAAATGCCATCTGATGACGCCGCCGACATATTAAGCGAGTTAAATGAAGAAAAATCTCAAGAAATATTAGAGCGCATGGATCCAGAAGAGGCAAGTGAAGTAATAGAATTGATGAACTATGAAGATGAAGACGTAGGATCGTTAATGACAAAGGATTATATAACGCTTACTGGAAATGAAACTCAGGAAGAAGCTCTGAACAAAATTAAAAAAATAGCTGAAGAAGTAGAGACTATTTACGTTTCATATATAGTTGATAGCGAAGAGAAACTAATAGGAGTAATATCTTTAAGGGAGCTATTAATCGCTAAGCCTGACGAAAAAATAAAGGATATCATGCAAAAAGACGTTATAAGTCTAAATCATTTTGATCATCACGACAAGGCACTTGAAATGTTTGCCAAATATAATCTCTTTACAATGCCTGTAGTAGACAACGAAAACAGACTTCTAGGAATAATTACAGTTGACGATATCTTAAGGCTTCTTATACCAGACAGAAGTGACGCTGACACCTTCTCGAGATTTGACTCGCTGAAAAAGTTCTTGAGAGAAGGTGGTGAATAA
- a CDS encoding Nramp family divalent metal transporter: MENKLSLFKRILLFLTIMGPGIITANVDNDAGGITTYSITGATTGYKLLWVLIPMTLALIVVQEMAARMGAVTRKGLADLIRENFGVKMTILILLGILIADFGNTISEFAGIAASMEIFNISKYISIPICAIFVWWTVLKGSYKFVERVFLFACLVYLCYIPSAFMANPPWGEVAKNIVIPHLEFSPSFLSILIGFIGTTITPWMQFYIQSSTVEKGLTEKEYKYLRLDVIMGNTMTNVITFFIVVCCAATLFVHNVNITDAKDAALALKPFAGNLASTLFAIGLFNASIFSACVLPLATAYYVCEALGFNAGLNFTWKEAPVFYALTTFLIFFGATVILIPKAPLIPIMFWSQVINGVILPFVLLYMLKIINNKDIMGEYTNSRTFNIVAWLTTIVLIVLTLLMIITSIFPGLLPS; this comes from the coding sequence ATGGAAAACAAACTCTCATTATTTAAAAGAATATTGCTATTTTTAACTATAATGGGCCCTGGAATAATTACAGCCAACGTAGACAACGACGCAGGCGGTATTACTACCTATTCCATAACTGGTGCAACAACAGGTTATAAGCTCCTTTGGGTGCTGATTCCAATGACACTTGCACTTATAGTCGTACAGGAAATGGCTGCCAGAATGGGCGCAGTAACCAGAAAAGGTTTAGCCGATTTGATTAGAGAAAATTTCGGAGTAAAAATGACCATTTTAATACTCTTAGGGATACTTATAGCTGACTTTGGAAATACCATATCTGAATTCGCAGGCATTGCTGCAAGTATGGAAATTTTTAATATAAGCAAATATATTTCGATTCCTATTTGTGCAATATTTGTATGGTGGACAGTTTTAAAAGGCTCATATAAATTCGTAGAGAGAGTGTTTTTATTTGCATGTCTTGTTTATCTTTGTTATATACCATCTGCCTTTATGGCAAATCCACCGTGGGGAGAAGTTGCAAAAAATATAGTTATACCCCATTTAGAGTTTAGTCCTTCGTTCCTATCCATACTTATTGGTTTTATAGGAACTACCATTACTCCCTGGATGCAATTTTATATTCAGTCATCTACTGTAGAAAAGGGATTAACAGAAAAGGAATATAAATATCTAAGATTAGACGTAATAATGGGGAACACAATGACAAACGTAATAACATTTTTCATTGTGGTTTGCTGTGCAGCAACTCTTTTTGTTCACAACGTCAACATAACTGACGCAAAGGATGCAGCACTTGCCCTTAAGCCATTTGCGGGAAATCTTGCAAGTACTCTATTTGCAATAGGACTCTTTAACGCCTCTATCTTTTCAGCCTGCGTACTTCCACTTGCTACCGCGTATTATGTATGTGAAGCACTGGGTTTTAATGCAGGGCTTAACTTTACCTGGAAAGAGGCACCCGTTTTCTATGCTCTAACAACTTTTCTAATCTTTTTTGGTGCAACAGTAATATTAATACCCAAAGCTCCTTTAATACCTATAATGTTCTGGTCACAGGTTATAAACGGAGTTATATTGCCATTCGTACTCTTATACATGCTAAAAATTATAAACAACAAAGATATAATGGGCGAATATACAAATTCAAGAACATTTAACATAGTAGCATGGCTCACAACTATTGTATTAATAGTCCTAACTTTACTCATGATAATCACCTCTATCTTTCCAGGCTTACTACCATCATAA